The Denticeps clupeoides chromosome 5, fDenClu1.1, whole genome shotgun sequence genome includes a region encoding these proteins:
- the LOC114791144 gene encoding ceramide synthase 2-like isoform X4 has translation MLAWLSETFWQERLWFPEGLGWEDLEDRDGRVYAKAQDLWVALPLALGFLAIRQIFERTIATPLASLLGLKEIVRLEAAPNPTLESFYCKTSKWPAQGSVDSLCKSVGYTERQVQRWFRRRRNQDRPNLLKKFREASWRFTCYLFAFIAGLAALIDKPWLYDLEEMWKGFPTLTVLPSQYWYYMLELSFYASLLFSVASDVKRKDFREQIVHHVATIMLISFSWCVNYIRAGTLIMFLHDSADYLLESAKMFNYAGWKKTCNYIFIVFAAIFIVSRLVIFPFCACTSSGPFSSFAWHSDSSPAMRQ, from the exons ATGCTGGCATGGTTGAGTGAGACATTTTGGCAAGAGCGGCTGTGGTTCCCGGAGGGCTTGGGATGGGAGGACCTGGAGGACAGAGATGGGCGCGTTTACGCCAAGGCCCAGGACCTGTGGGTGGCTTTGCCTCTAGCGCTGGGATTCCTCGCCATCCGGCAAATCTTCGAAAG GACAATTGCCACCCCGCTTGCGTCTCTGTTGGGACTGAAAGAGATAGTAAGACTAGAagcagctcccaacccaacgcTGGAGTCCTTCTACTGTAAAACCAGCAAATGGCCTGCACAG GGTTCCGTAGACTCATTATGTAAATCAGTTGGATACACAGAGCGGCAGGTCCAGAGGTGGTTCAGGCGACGAAGGAACCAGGACCGACCAAACCTCCTGAAGAAGTTTCGGGAAGCAAG TTGGAGGTTTACTTGTTacctttttgcttttattgctGGCCTTGCTGCCCTCATCGAT AAGCCCTGGTTGTATGACCTTGAGGAGATGTGGAAGGGGTTCCCAACTTTA ACTGTGCTGCCCTCGCAGTATTGGTACTACATGTTAGAGTTGAGTTTCTATGCTTCACTCCTTTTCAGTGTGGCATCAGATGTCAAGCGTAAA GACTTCAGAGAACAGATAGTTCACCACGTGGCCACTATAATGCTGATCAGCTTCTCCTGGTGTGTGAACTACATCAGAGCAGGAACTCTGATTATGTTCCTGCATGACTCAGCCGACTACCTCCtggag TCAGCAAAGATGTTTAACTACGCCGGGTGGAAGAAAACATGCAACTACATCTTCATCGTCTTTGCTGCAATCTTCATTGTTAGCCGCCTTGTCATCTTCCCATTTTG TGCCTGCACATCTTCTGGGCCATTCTCATCGTTCGCATGGCATTCCGATTCCTCACCAGCAAT GAGACAGTAG
- the LOC114791144 gene encoding ceramide synthase 2-like isoform X3, whose product MLAWLSETFWQERLWFPEGLGWEDLEDRDGRVYAKAQDLWVALPLALGFLAIRQIFERTIATPLASLLGLKEIVRLEAAPNPTLESFYCKTSKWPAQGSVDSLCKSVGYTERQVQRWFRRRRNQDRPNLLKKFREASWRFTCYLFAFIAGLAALIDKPWLYDLEEMWKGFPTLTVLPSQYWYYMLELSFYASLLFSVASDVKRKDFREQIVHHVATIMLISFSWCVNYIRAGTLIMFLHDSADYLLESAKMFNYAGWKKTCNYIFIVFAAIFIVSRLVIFPFWILYCTWVYPVTIYPPFFGYYFFNGLLMVLQCLHIFWAILIVRMAFRFLTSNV is encoded by the exons ATGCTGGCATGGTTGAGTGAGACATTTTGGCAAGAGCGGCTGTGGTTCCCGGAGGGCTTGGGATGGGAGGACCTGGAGGACAGAGATGGGCGCGTTTACGCCAAGGCCCAGGACCTGTGGGTGGCTTTGCCTCTAGCGCTGGGATTCCTCGCCATCCGGCAAATCTTCGAAAG GACAATTGCCACCCCGCTTGCGTCTCTGTTGGGACTGAAAGAGATAGTAAGACTAGAagcagctcccaacccaacgcTGGAGTCCTTCTACTGTAAAACCAGCAAATGGCCTGCACAG GGTTCCGTAGACTCATTATGTAAATCAGTTGGATACACAGAGCGGCAGGTCCAGAGGTGGTTCAGGCGACGAAGGAACCAGGACCGACCAAACCTCCTGAAGAAGTTTCGGGAAGCAAG TTGGAGGTTTACTTGTTacctttttgcttttattgctGGCCTTGCTGCCCTCATCGAT AAGCCCTGGTTGTATGACCTTGAGGAGATGTGGAAGGGGTTCCCAACTTTA ACTGTGCTGCCCTCGCAGTATTGGTACTACATGTTAGAGTTGAGTTTCTATGCTTCACTCCTTTTCAGTGTGGCATCAGATGTCAAGCGTAAA GACTTCAGAGAACAGATAGTTCACCACGTGGCCACTATAATGCTGATCAGCTTCTCCTGGTGTGTGAACTACATCAGAGCAGGAACTCTGATTATGTTCCTGCATGACTCAGCCGACTACCTCCtggag TCAGCAAAGATGTTTAACTACGCCGGGTGGAAGAAAACATGCAACTACATCTTCATCGTCTTTGCTGCAATCTTCATTGTTAGCCGCCTTGTCATCTTCCCATTTTG GattctgtactgtacatggGTGTATCCTGTGACAATCTATCCTCCATTCTTTGgttattatttctttaatggGTTGTTGATGGTCCTCCAGTGCCTGCACATCTTCTGGGCCATTCTCATCGTTCGCATGGCATTCCGATTCCTCACCAGCAATGTAT GA
- the LOC114791144 gene encoding ceramide synthase 2-like isoform X2: protein MLAWLSETFWQERLWFPEGLGWEDLEDRDGRVYAKAQDLWVALPLALGFLAIRQIFERTIATPLASLLGLKEIVRLEAAPNPTLESFYCKTSKWPAQGSVDSLCKSVGYTERQVQRWFRRRRNQDRPNLLKKFREASWRFTCYLFAFIAGLAALIDKPWLYDLEEMWKGFPTLTVLPSQYWYYMLELSFYASLLFSVASDVKRKDFREQIVHHVATIMLISFSWCVNYIRAGTLIMFLHDSADYLLESAKMFNYAGWKKTCNYIFIVFAAIFIVSRLVIFPFCACTSSGPFSSFAWHSDSSPAMYETVEDERSDKEETDDSAEEEEGDLKKNGPVQNGHVTHNNNHCKTE from the exons ATGCTGGCATGGTTGAGTGAGACATTTTGGCAAGAGCGGCTGTGGTTCCCGGAGGGCTTGGGATGGGAGGACCTGGAGGACAGAGATGGGCGCGTTTACGCCAAGGCCCAGGACCTGTGGGTGGCTTTGCCTCTAGCGCTGGGATTCCTCGCCATCCGGCAAATCTTCGAAAG GACAATTGCCACCCCGCTTGCGTCTCTGTTGGGACTGAAAGAGATAGTAAGACTAGAagcagctcccaacccaacgcTGGAGTCCTTCTACTGTAAAACCAGCAAATGGCCTGCACAG GGTTCCGTAGACTCATTATGTAAATCAGTTGGATACACAGAGCGGCAGGTCCAGAGGTGGTTCAGGCGACGAAGGAACCAGGACCGACCAAACCTCCTGAAGAAGTTTCGGGAAGCAAG TTGGAGGTTTACTTGTTacctttttgcttttattgctGGCCTTGCTGCCCTCATCGAT AAGCCCTGGTTGTATGACCTTGAGGAGATGTGGAAGGGGTTCCCAACTTTA ACTGTGCTGCCCTCGCAGTATTGGTACTACATGTTAGAGTTGAGTTTCTATGCTTCACTCCTTTTCAGTGTGGCATCAGATGTCAAGCGTAAA GACTTCAGAGAACAGATAGTTCACCACGTGGCCACTATAATGCTGATCAGCTTCTCCTGGTGTGTGAACTACATCAGAGCAGGAACTCTGATTATGTTCCTGCATGACTCAGCCGACTACCTCCtggag TCAGCAAAGATGTTTAACTACGCCGGGTGGAAGAAAACATGCAACTACATCTTCATCGTCTTTGCTGCAATCTTCATTGTTAGCCGCCTTGTCATCTTCCCATTTTG TGCCTGCACATCTTCTGGGCCATTCTCATCGTTCGCATGGCATTCCGATTCCTCACCAGCAATGTAT GAGACAGTAGAGGACGAGAGGAGCGATAAAGAAGAGACTGATGACTcagcagaggaggaagagggagactTGAAGAAAAATGGCCCAGTTCAGAATGGCCATGTCACCCATAATAACAACCACTGCAAGACAGAATGA
- the LOC114791144 gene encoding ceramide synthase 2-like isoform X1, with translation MLAWLSETFWQERLWFPEGLGWEDLEDRDGRVYAKAQDLWVALPLALGFLAIRQIFERTIATPLASLLGLKEIVRLEAAPNPTLESFYCKTSKWPAQGSVDSLCKSVGYTERQVQRWFRRRRNQDRPNLLKKFREASWRFTCYLFAFIAGLAALIDKPWLYDLEEMWKGFPTLTVLPSQYWYYMLELSFYASLLFSVASDVKRKDFREQIVHHVATIMLISFSWCVNYIRAGTLIMFLHDSADYLLESAKMFNYAGWKKTCNYIFIVFAAIFIVSRLVIFPFWILYCTWVYPVTIYPPFFGYYFFNGLLMVLQCLHIFWAILIVRMAFRFLTSNETVEDERSDKEETDDSAEEEEGDLKKNGPVQNGHVTHNNNHCKTE, from the exons ATGCTGGCATGGTTGAGTGAGACATTTTGGCAAGAGCGGCTGTGGTTCCCGGAGGGCTTGGGATGGGAGGACCTGGAGGACAGAGATGGGCGCGTTTACGCCAAGGCCCAGGACCTGTGGGTGGCTTTGCCTCTAGCGCTGGGATTCCTCGCCATCCGGCAAATCTTCGAAAG GACAATTGCCACCCCGCTTGCGTCTCTGTTGGGACTGAAAGAGATAGTAAGACTAGAagcagctcccaacccaacgcTGGAGTCCTTCTACTGTAAAACCAGCAAATGGCCTGCACAG GGTTCCGTAGACTCATTATGTAAATCAGTTGGATACACAGAGCGGCAGGTCCAGAGGTGGTTCAGGCGACGAAGGAACCAGGACCGACCAAACCTCCTGAAGAAGTTTCGGGAAGCAAG TTGGAGGTTTACTTGTTacctttttgcttttattgctGGCCTTGCTGCCCTCATCGAT AAGCCCTGGTTGTATGACCTTGAGGAGATGTGGAAGGGGTTCCCAACTTTA ACTGTGCTGCCCTCGCAGTATTGGTACTACATGTTAGAGTTGAGTTTCTATGCTTCACTCCTTTTCAGTGTGGCATCAGATGTCAAGCGTAAA GACTTCAGAGAACAGATAGTTCACCACGTGGCCACTATAATGCTGATCAGCTTCTCCTGGTGTGTGAACTACATCAGAGCAGGAACTCTGATTATGTTCCTGCATGACTCAGCCGACTACCTCCtggag TCAGCAAAGATGTTTAACTACGCCGGGTGGAAGAAAACATGCAACTACATCTTCATCGTCTTTGCTGCAATCTTCATTGTTAGCCGCCTTGTCATCTTCCCATTTTG GattctgtactgtacatggGTGTATCCTGTGACAATCTATCCTCCATTCTTTGgttattatttctttaatggGTTGTTGATGGTCCTCCAGTGCCTGCACATCTTCTGGGCCATTCTCATCGTTCGCATGGCATTCCGATTCCTCACCAGCAAT GAGACAGTAGAGGACGAGAGGAGCGATAAAGAAGAGACTGATGACTcagcagaggaggaagagggagactTGAAGAAAAATGGCCCAGTTCAGAATGGCCATGTCACCCATAATAACAACCACTGCAAGACAGAATGA